A region from the Lysobacter sp. BMK333-48F3 genome encodes:
- a CDS encoding MBL fold metallo-hydrolase, whose protein sequence is MKLWSILGNSQKLDGGAMFGNAPRAMWAKWSPPDEANRIELACRALLATPLAGKTVLFEAGIGAFFEPKLRERYGVVEERHVLVDSLAAAGFAPEDIDVVVLSHLHFDHAGGLLAPWAEGQAPRLLFPNAHYLVGREHYQRALQPHPRDRASFIAELPGLLEATGRLELVDGAHSKLLGESVRFHYSDGHTPGLMLAEIVGPDRVDGEPHGGVVFCADLIPGRPWVHVPITMGYDRNAELLIDEKKAFLSDKLARNVHLFFTHDPGCALAQVVRDDKGKFGTAREVAELQARALAA, encoded by the coding sequence ATGAAACTCTGGTCGATCCTGGGCAACTCGCAGAAGCTCGACGGCGGTGCGATGTTCGGCAACGCGCCGCGGGCGATGTGGGCGAAGTGGTCGCCGCCCGACGAAGCCAATCGCATCGAGCTGGCCTGCCGGGCCCTGCTGGCGACGCCGCTGGCCGGCAAGACGGTGCTGTTCGAGGCCGGCATCGGCGCGTTTTTCGAACCCAAGCTGCGTGAGCGCTACGGCGTGGTGGAAGAGCGCCACGTGCTGGTCGATTCGCTGGCCGCGGCCGGCTTCGCGCCGGAAGACATCGACGTGGTGGTGCTGTCGCATCTGCATTTCGACCACGCCGGCGGCCTGCTGGCGCCGTGGGCCGAAGGCCAGGCGCCGCGCCTGCTGTTCCCGAACGCGCACTACCTGGTCGGCCGCGAGCACTACCAGCGCGCGCTGCAGCCGCATCCGCGCGACCGCGCCAGCTTCATCGCCGAACTGCCGGGCCTGCTCGAAGCCACCGGCCGGCTCGAGTTGGTCGACGGCGCGCATTCCAAGCTGCTCGGCGAGAGCGTGCGTTTCCATTACAGCGACGGCCACACGCCGGGGCTGATGTTGGCCGAGATCGTCGGCCCGGACCGCGTCGATGGCGAGCCGCACGGCGGCGTGGTGTTCTGCGCCGACCTGATCCCGGGCCGGCCGTGGGTGCACGTGCCGATCACCATGGGCTACGACCGCAACGCCGAGTTGCTGATCGACGAGAAGAAGGCCTTCCTCAGCGACAAGCTGGCGCGTAACGTGCATCTGTTCTTCACCCACGACCCGGGCTGCGCCCTGGCCCAGGTGGTGCGCGACGACAAGGGCAAGTTCGGCACCGCGCGCGAAGTCGCCGAGCTGCAGGCGAGGGCGCTGGCGGCATGA
- the ggt gene encoding gamma-glutamyltransferase, whose translation MRKAMRPRAGSTFPWLLASLLSLAAPAFAQDSVQAPASAAAPADSARRFAHPPGTAIASAHSLSTQAGLEIVRAGGNAFDAAIAVSAALSVVEPISSGIGGGGFFLLHEAKSGRDVFVDARETAPAAATPAAYLDAKGELNRDRATNGPWSAGIPGLPAALVHLAQKYGKLPLKTSLAPAVRIAREGFPVYPRLEKGYAGRREVMERYRGTRAVFLADGTPPKEGEILKQPDLARTLELLAAKGYDGFYRGEVGAKLLKAVKEEGGQWRADELSGYKVVEREPLRLKYRSWDIVTAPPPSSGGVAMAEILQMLQGWDLAKLDPAHRTHIIAEAMRRAYRDRTIYLGDPDFVKVPLARLTSADYAAGLRATIHPEKATPSDLLSGQPAPLEDEETTHFSIIDGEGNRVAATQTVNLLYGSGMVAPGTGVLLNNEMDDFALRPGTPNAFGVMGFAANAPEPGKRMLSSMTPSFLESAEKVIAVGAPGGSRIITQVLLAVLAYDAGLAPQQVAAQPRIHHQWFPDAISAEAGALDAATVAKLQAMGHKVNAGESTWGNLQTVMWDRRDNTLSGGTDPRNPVGQADVLLSDR comes from the coding sequence ATGCGCAAGGCGATGCGGCCGCGAGCCGGTTCGACGTTCCCCTGGTTGTTGGCCTCGCTGCTGTCGCTCGCCGCGCCCGCTTTCGCGCAGGACTCCGTGCAGGCGCCCGCATCGGCCGCCGCGCCGGCCGACAGCGCGCGCCGCTTCGCCCATCCGCCCGGCACCGCGATCGCCAGCGCGCATTCGCTGTCGACCCAGGCCGGGCTGGAGATCGTCCGCGCCGGCGGCAACGCCTTCGATGCGGCGATCGCCGTGTCGGCCGCGCTGTCGGTGGTCGAGCCGATCAGCTCCGGCATCGGCGGCGGCGGGTTCTTCCTGCTGCACGAAGCCAAGAGCGGCCGCGACGTCTTCGTCGACGCGCGCGAAACCGCGCCGGCGGCGGCGACGCCGGCCGCCTACCTGGACGCCAAGGGCGAACTCAACCGCGACCGCGCCACCAACGGGCCGTGGTCGGCCGGCATCCCGGGCCTGCCGGCGGCGCTGGTCCACCTGGCGCAGAAGTACGGCAAGCTGCCGCTGAAGACCTCGCTGGCGCCGGCGGTCCGGATCGCCCGCGAAGGTTTCCCGGTGTACCCGCGGCTGGAGAAGGGCTACGCCGGCCGGCGCGAGGTGATGGAGCGCTACCGCGGCACCCGCGCGGTGTTCCTGGCCGACGGCACGCCGCCGAAGGAAGGCGAGATCCTCAAGCAGCCCGACCTGGCGCGCACCCTGGAACTGCTGGCGGCCAAGGGCTACGACGGTTTCTACCGCGGCGAAGTCGGCGCCAAGCTGCTCAAGGCGGTGAAGGAAGAAGGCGGGCAATGGCGCGCCGACGAGCTGTCCGGCTACAAGGTGGTCGAACGCGAACCGCTGCGCTTGAAGTACCGCAGCTGGGACATCGTCACCGCGCCGCCGCCGTCCTCGGGTGGGGTGGCGATGGCCGAGATCCTGCAGATGCTGCAGGGCTGGGACCTGGCCAAGCTCGATCCGGCCCACCGCACCCACATCATCGCCGAGGCGATGCGCCGCGCTTATCGCGACCGCACCATCTACCTGGGCGATCCGGACTTCGTGAAGGTGCCGCTGGCGCGGCTGACCAGCGCCGACTATGCCGCCGGCCTGCGCGCCACCATCCATCCCGAGAAGGCCACCCCCAGCGACTTGCTGTCGGGCCAGCCGGCGCCGCTGGAAGACGAGGAAACCACCCACTTCTCGATCATCGACGGCGAAGGCAACCGGGTCGCCGCGACCCAGACCGTGAACCTGCTGTACGGCTCGGGCATGGTCGCGCCGGGCACCGGGGTGCTGCTCAACAACGAGATGGACGACTTCGCCCTTCGCCCGGGCACGCCCAACGCCTTCGGCGTGATGGGCTTCGCCGCCAACGCGCCGGAGCCGGGCAAGCGCATGCTCAGCTCGATGACCCCGAGCTTCCTGGAATCGGCGGAGAAGGTGATCGCGGTCGGCGCCCCGGGCGGCAGCCGGATCATCACCCAGGTGCTGCTGGCGGTGCTGGCCTACGACGCCGGCCTGGCGCCGCAGCAGGTCGCGGCGCAGCCGCGGATCCACCACCAGTGGTTCCCCGATGCGATTTCGGCCGAGGCCGGCGCGCTCGACGCCGCCACCGTGGCCAAGCTGCAGGCGATGGGGCACAAGGTCAACGCCGGCGAATCGACCTGGGGCAATCTGCAGACGGTGATGTGGGACCGGCGCGACAACACCCTGTCCGGCGGCACCGATCCGCGCAACCCGGTCGGCCAGGCCGACGTGCTGCTGAGCGATCGCTGA
- a CDS encoding YfhL family 4Fe-4S dicluster ferredoxin encodes MSLKINELCVNCDVCEPACPNQAIAQGETIYVIDPARCTECVGHYDEPQCVVVCPVECIDKDPEHPESEPQLLEKLRRLQQE; translated from the coding sequence ATGTCGCTCAAGATCAACGAACTCTGCGTCAACTGCGACGTCTGCGAGCCGGCCTGCCCGAACCAGGCCATCGCCCAGGGCGAGACCATCTATGTGATCGATCCGGCGCGCTGCACCGAGTGCGTCGGCCATTACGACGAGCCGCAGTGCGTGGTCGTCTGTCCGGTCGAGTGCATCGACAAGGACCCGGAACATCCCGAATCCGAGCCGCAGTTGCTAGAGAAGCTGCGCCGTCTACAACAGGAGTAA
- the coaD gene encoding pantetheine-phosphate adenylyltransferase — translation MSSARNRVAVYPGTFDPITNGHVDLVDRAAPLFERMVIGVAESPGKGPALPLEVRVDLARKAVAHHSHVEVRGFNSLLAHFVAEVGGGVLLRGLRAVSDFEYEFQLASMNRHLIPEVETLFLTPAEQYGFISSSLVREIARLGGDVSGFVPPAVDAALRAEWQRKHH, via the coding sequence ATGAGCTCCGCCCGCAACCGCGTCGCCGTCTATCCCGGCACCTTCGACCCGATCACCAACGGCCACGTCGACCTGGTCGACCGCGCCGCGCCGCTGTTCGAACGCATGGTCATCGGCGTCGCCGAAAGCCCGGGCAAGGGGCCGGCGCTGCCGCTGGAGGTGCGGGTCGATCTGGCGCGCAAAGCGGTGGCGCACCACTCGCACGTCGAGGTGCGCGGCTTCAATTCGCTGCTGGCGCATTTCGTCGCCGAAGTCGGCGGCGGGGTGCTGCTGCGCGGCCTGCGCGCGGTGTCCGATTTCGAATACGAATTCCAGCTGGCGAGCATGAACCGTCACCTGATCCCCGAGGTCGAGACCCTGTTCCTGACCCCGGCCGAGCAGTACGGCTTCATTTCCTCCTCGCTGGTGCGCGAAATCGCCCGCCTCGGCGGCGACGTTTCCGGCTTCGTGCCGCCGGCGGTCGACGCGGCGCTGCGGGCCGAGTGGCAACGCAAGCACCATTGA
- the rsmD gene encoding 16S rRNA (guanine(966)-N(2))-methyltransferase RsmD, translated as MNSSRRGPRVPPQTGLAGAPAPGRGGGGKATTGKVRIIGGRWRGTRLAVADAPGLRPTSDRVRETLFNWLMPMLPGARVLDLFAGSGALGLEALSRGAAAAVLVERDPALTAELRALGARLPGGEAAQVVQADALAWLAAQPAADAAAPGFDLAFVDPPFAAGLWDRVWPTLLPVLAPAAWLYVEAPADAPIRLPADWDLHREGATREVRYALYRRRLA; from the coding sequence ATGAACAGTTCCCGCCGCGGCCCGCGCGTTCCGCCCCAAACCGGCCTCGCCGGCGCGCCCGCGCCCGGCCGCGGCGGCGGCGGCAAGGCCACGACCGGCAAAGTCCGGATCATCGGCGGGCGCTGGCGCGGCACCCGCTTGGCGGTGGCCGATGCGCCCGGCCTGCGGCCGACCTCGGACCGGGTCCGCGAGACGCTGTTCAACTGGCTGATGCCGATGCTGCCGGGTGCGCGCGTGCTCGACCTGTTCGCCGGCAGCGGCGCGCTCGGCCTGGAGGCGTTGTCGCGCGGCGCCGCCGCGGCGGTGCTGGTCGAACGCGACCCGGCCCTGACGGCGGAACTGCGCGCCCTGGGCGCGCGCCTGCCCGGCGGCGAGGCGGCCCAGGTGGTCCAGGCCGATGCCCTGGCCTGGCTGGCGGCGCAACCCGCCGCCGACGCGGCCGCGCCGGGCTTCGACCTGGCCTTCGTCGACCCGCCGTTCGCGGCCGGTTTGTGGGACCGGGTCTGGCCGACACTGTTGCCGGTGTTGGCGCCGGCGGCCTGGCTGTACGTCGAGGCGCCGGCCGACGCGCCGATCCGCCTGCCGGCGGACTGGGACCTGCATCGCGAAGGCGCCACCCGCGAAGTGCGCTACGCCTTGTACCGCCGCCGCCTGGCCTGA
- the ftsY gene encoding signal recognition particle-docking protein FtsY: MVSFFRRKKPETAAGTPASERRYSTEELAAAFPGAQPRAAEPVAAEPAPAVVTPAADAPSAVEPSPLQPAPLQPAPVQPAPVATPATAPPAPVARAAEPVAVQAPVAEPRAAEPPVPAEVVAAALEVEPPLRDDAPLPAAPAPTAPAALDYIDKPAAAPGKPGWRERLRGSVFARSFGGLFSRNPRLDDDLLDEIETALITADVGVSATTQLVEGLRKRMKSREFADANALLAALRAELIAMLVPVAKPLQIDTQAKPFVLLTVGVNGVGKTTTIGKLAKRFRDENRPLMLAAGDTFRAAAVAQLQAWGERNGVPVVAQGQNADAASVAFDALQAAKARGTQVLIADTAGRLHTQQGLMAELGKIRRVLAKVDPTAPHEVLMVIDGTTGQNALSQLRQFHAAVGVTGLVVTKLDGTAKGGVVFALAREFGIPIRFAGIGERPEDLRVFDAEAFVDALLPETLGG; the protein is encoded by the coding sequence ATGGTCAGTTTTTTTCGCCGTAAAAAGCCCGAAACCGCTGCCGGAACGCCTGCGTCCGAGCGCCGCTACAGCACCGAGGAGCTGGCCGCCGCGTTTCCGGGCGCCCAGCCGCGCGCGGCCGAACCGGTCGCGGCCGAGCCTGCGCCGGCGGTCGTAACGCCGGCCGCCGACGCGCCATCGGCCGTCGAACCCAGCCCGCTGCAGCCGGCCCCGCTGCAGCCGGCGCCGGTCCAACCGGCCCCTGTCGCAACGCCCGCGACGGCGCCGCCGGCGCCCGTCGCTCGCGCGGCCGAACCGGTGGCGGTCCAGGCGCCCGTCGCCGAACCGCGCGCCGCCGAACCACCCGTCCCGGCCGAAGTCGTCGCCGCGGCGCTGGAGGTCGAACCGCCGCTGCGCGACGACGCACCGCTGCCGGCCGCGCCGGCGCCGACCGCACCGGCCGCGCTGGACTACATCGACAAGCCCGCCGCCGCGCCGGGCAAGCCCGGCTGGCGCGAACGCCTGCGCGGCAGCGTGTTCGCGCGCAGCTTCGGCGGCCTGTTCTCGCGCAACCCGCGCCTGGACGACGACCTGCTCGACGAAATCGAAACCGCGCTGATCACCGCCGACGTCGGCGTCAGCGCCACCACGCAACTGGTCGAAGGCCTGCGCAAGCGGATGAAGTCGCGCGAGTTCGCCGACGCCAACGCTCTGCTCGCGGCGCTGCGCGCCGAACTGATCGCGATGCTGGTGCCGGTCGCCAAGCCGCTGCAGATCGACACCCAGGCCAAGCCTTTCGTGCTGCTGACCGTCGGCGTCAACGGAGTCGGCAAGACCACCACCATCGGCAAGCTGGCCAAGCGCTTCCGCGACGAGAACCGGCCGCTGATGCTGGCCGCCGGCGACACCTTCCGCGCCGCCGCGGTCGCCCAGCTGCAAGCCTGGGGCGAACGCAACGGCGTGCCGGTGGTGGCCCAGGGCCAGAACGCCGACGCCGCCTCGGTCGCCTTCGACGCCCTGCAGGCGGCCAAGGCGCGCGGCACCCAGGTGCTGATCGCCGACACCGCCGGGCGCCTGCATACCCAGCAGGGCCTGATGGCCGAGCTCGGCAAGATCCGCCGCGTGCTGGCCAAGGTCGATCCGACCGCGCCGCACGAGGTGCTGATGGTGATCGACGGCACCACCGGCCAGAACGCGTTATCGCAACTGCGCCAGTTCCACGCCGCGGTCGGCGTCACCGGCCTGGTGGTGACCAAGCTCGACGGCACCGCCAAGGGCGGCGTGGTGTTCGCCCTGGCGCGCGAATTCGGCATTCCGATCCGCTTCGCCGGCATCGGCGAGCGCCCGGAAGACCTGCGGGTGTTCGACGCCGAAGCCTTCGTCGACGCGTTGCTGCCCGAAACGCTCGGCGGCTGA